In a genomic window of Nitratireductor basaltis:
- a CDS encoding methylated-DNA--[protein]-cysteine S-methyltransferase → MNLQTAILQSEITPRGSDYEIIRRVIEKISLDYRDQPSLEDLARDVGEHPATLQKLFTRWAGLTPKAFLQAVTLDHARRLLDDGMPLLEAAMELGMSGPGRLHDLFVTHEAISPGEYKSRGAGLEIRYGFHVSPFGSALIMATERGLAGLAFADEGGEAEAFADMSRRWPAATYVEDMSATAPYTQRIFDPSRWKAEKPLRVVLIGTDFQVQVWQALMKIPLGRAKAYSDIAREVGKPKASRAVGAAIGANPLSFVVPCHRAVGKSGALTGYHWGLTRKRAMLGWEAAQLERG, encoded by the coding sequence ATGAACCTGCAGACAGCCATTCTTCAAAGCGAGATCACGCCGCGCGGCAGCGATTACGAGATCATTCGCCGTGTGATCGAGAAGATCAGCCTCGATTATCGCGACCAGCCTTCATTGGAAGATCTGGCGCGGGATGTCGGGGAGCACCCGGCCACCCTGCAGAAGCTTTTCACCCGCTGGGCCGGGCTTACGCCGAAGGCTTTTCTCCAGGCTGTGACGCTCGACCATGCCCGGCGGCTGCTTGACGACGGAATGCCATTGCTCGAAGCGGCGATGGAGCTTGGCATGTCGGGACCGGGCCGTTTGCACGACCTATTTGTCACCCATGAGGCGATCTCGCCCGGCGAATACAAGAGCCGTGGCGCAGGCTTGGAAATCCGCTATGGCTTCCATGTCTCGCCCTTCGGCAGTGCGTTGATCATGGCAACCGAGCGCGGTCTTGCCGGCCTTGCCTTTGCAGATGAGGGCGGGGAAGCGGAAGCTTTCGCGGATATGAGCCGGCGGTGGCCTGCAGCGACCTATGTCGAGGATATGAGCGCCACCGCACCCTATACCCAACGCATTTTCGATCCATCACGCTGGAAGGCGGAAAAACCGCTGCGTGTGGTGCTCATTGGTACGGATTTTCAGGTGCAGGTCTGGCAGGCCTTGATGAAGATTCCGCTCGGGCGGGCAAAGGCCTATTCCGATATTGCCCGCGAGGTTGGCAAGCCGAAGGCCTCGCGCGCTGTGGGCGCAGCCATTGGCGCCAATCCGCTCTCATTCGTCGTGCCATGCCACCGCGCCGTCGGAAAATCAGGCGCGTTGACCGGCTATCACTGGGGTCTGACGCGAAAGCGCGCCATGCTCGGCTGGGAAGCTGCCCAACTCGAGCGCGGCTAG
- a CDS encoding DUF2244 domain-containing protein, whose protein sequence is MSETKADAPFFSALLMPHRSLGRTGFVVLMTVLVVFWLSLGALFLKMGAWPVFGFFGLDVLAIWFAFRMNYRAARVREEVTLSRTNLLIRKTAPSGRVEEHGFNPFWTRFRVDRHEEIGVTDMAVESRERRVALGSFLNPEERESFASAFGQALATARGR, encoded by the coding sequence ATGAGCGAAACGAAAGCCGATGCCCCATTTTTCAGCGCGCTGCTGATGCCTCACCGCTCGCTTGGGCGGACAGGCTTTGTCGTGCTGATGACGGTGCTCGTCGTCTTCTGGCTGTCTCTTGGGGCGCTCTTTCTCAAGATGGGCGCCTGGCCGGTTTTTGGCTTTTTCGGGCTGGACGTACTGGCGATCTGGTTTGCTTTCCGGATGAATTACCGTGCCGCGCGCGTCCGGGAGGAAGTGACCCTGTCGCGCACAAATCTTCTCATCCGCAAGACCGCTCCTTCAGGCCGCGTGGAAGAGCATGGCTTCAATCCGTTCTGGACCCGCTTCCGCGTCGACCGTCATGAAGAGATAGGCGTGACCGACATGGCGGTGGAATCGCGTGAGCGCCGGGTGGCGCTTGGGAGTTTCCTCAACCCGGAGGAGCGTGAGAGCTTCGCAAGCGCCTTCGGGCAGGCTCTTGCAACGGCAAGGGGCCGCTGA
- the nth gene encoding endonuclease III — protein sequence MEKPKVKKPAKASAAKRKVSRRKALTAYPHEELTEIFRRFKVQRPEPKGELEHVNAFTLLVAVVLSAQATDAGVNKATRGLFAVADTPEKMFALGEEKVGEYIRTIGLWRNKAKNVIALSKALIDEHGGEVPGERDLLTKLPGVGRKTANVVLNMAFGQPTMAVDTHILRIGNRIMLAPGKTPDAVEAALMKVIPEEYLFHAHHWLILHGRYVCKSRKPDCEACVIADLCKAPEKTTDIPAPLVPIADEQAA from the coding sequence ATGGAAAAGCCCAAGGTGAAAAAACCAGCCAAAGCGTCGGCCGCGAAGCGCAAAGTGTCGCGACGCAAGGCGCTGACCGCCTATCCCCACGAGGAGCTGACGGAGATCTTCCGCCGCTTCAAGGTGCAGCGTCCGGAGCCGAAGGGTGAGCTGGAGCATGTGAACGCCTTCACGCTTCTGGTAGCCGTTGTCCTGTCTGCGCAGGCAACCGATGCGGGCGTGAACAAGGCCACACGCGGTCTGTTCGCCGTGGCCGACACGCCTGAGAAAATGTTTGCGCTGGGCGAGGAAAAGGTCGGCGAATATATCCGCACCATCGGCCTTTGGCGCAACAAGGCGAAAAACGTCATCGCGCTGAGCAAGGCGCTGATCGACGAGCATGGCGGGGAAGTGCCCGGCGAGCGCGACCTCCTGACGAAATTGCCGGGCGTGGGCCGCAAGACCGCGAATGTTGTGCTCAACATGGCTTTCGGGCAGCCGACCATGGCGGTGGACACCCATATCCTGCGCATCGGCAACCGCATCATGCTGGCGCCGGGCAAGACCCCTGATGCCGTCGAGGCCGCGCTGATGAAGGTCATTCCGGAAGAATATCTCTTCCATGCCCATCACTGGCTGATCCTGCACGGGCGCTATGTGTGCAAGTCGCGCAAGCCCGACTGTGAAGCCTGTGTGATTGCCGATCTCTGCAAGGCACCGGAAAAGACGACGGATATCCCGGCGCCGCTCGTGCCGATTGCGGATGAGCAGGCGGCTTAG
- a CDS encoding DUF2214 family protein, which translates to MTDLVLAILHHLLVFLLAFIIAAEFVLMKSDMSLRDLKILTHIDRMYGLVAMLVLAVGAARVAFGLRGWEFYAANHAFWGKIAAFAIVGLLSVKPTLAILRWSRQAKEAGFQMPVAEIKAMRRFLVAEIAVFALIPVFAAMMARDFG; encoded by the coding sequence ATGACGGATCTCGTTCTGGCGATACTGCACCACCTTTTGGTGTTCCTGCTCGCCTTCATCATCGCTGCCGAATTCGTCCTGATGAAATCGGACATGTCACTGCGGGACCTGAAGATCCTCACACATATAGACCGGATGTATGGACTTGTTGCCATGCTGGTTCTGGCGGTTGGTGCTGCCCGCGTCGCTTTCGGCCTGCGGGGCTGGGAGTTCTACGCGGCCAACCACGCCTTCTGGGGCAAGATCGCAGCCTTTGCCATTGTCGGGCTGCTCTCGGTCAAGCCGACACTCGCCATCCTGCGCTGGAGCAGGCAGGCGAAGGAGGCGGGGTTCCAAATGCCGGTGGCCGAAATCAAGGCAATGCGGCGCTTCCTGGTGGCCGAAATCGCGGTTTTTGCCCTCATCCCGGTCTTCGCCGCCATGATGGCCCGAGATTTCGGCTGA
- a CDS encoding sulfate transporter family protein, which translates to MIIDAARAAAGQLFTTPFRSAFYKTLGLTLLVIAGLWFGLRELFDFYILPLLQVFMPDLPSWAGWLGLVAGLAAGIGLALALALLIAPITAIIAGLFLDDVAEAVEKTDYAQDPPGKPVPLVPAIIMSLKFFGVVILGNLFALLLLLVPGVNVIAFFIVNGYLLGREFFEFAAMRFRTEAEAKALRRRHASTVFMGGLVIAGFLAIPFVNLLTPLFAAAMMVHLHKMITHSAHDTDAKSGGTHA; encoded by the coding sequence ATGATCATTGATGCCGCCAGGGCGGCGGCAGGGCAGCTCTTTACCACGCCCTTCCGCTCTGCCTTCTACAAGACGCTCGGGCTGACGCTCCTGGTCATCGCGGGTCTGTGGTTCGGTCTTCGCGAACTCTTCGATTTCTACATCCTGCCGCTTTTGCAGGTCTTCATGCCGGACCTGCCGTCCTGGGCAGGCTGGCTTGGCCTTGTTGCAGGTCTTGCCGCGGGCATCGGTCTGGCGCTCGCGCTTGCGCTGCTGATCGCGCCGATAACGGCAATCATCGCCGGGCTTTTTCTGGACGATGTGGCAGAGGCGGTAGAGAAGACCGATTACGCGCAGGACCCGCCCGGCAAGCCGGTACCTCTCGTTCCGGCCATCATCATGTCCCTGAAGTTCTTCGGTGTCGTCATCCTCGGCAACCTGTTCGCCTTGCTTCTGCTCCTGGTGCCGGGCGTTAACGTGATCGCCTTCTTCATCGTCAACGGCTACCTGCTTGGCCGGGAATTCTTCGAATTTGCCGCCATGCGCTTCCGCACGGAGGCCGAGGCCAAGGCCCTGCGGCGCAGGCATGCGAGTACGGTCTTCATGGGCGGGCTGGTCATCGCAGGCTTTCTGGCCATCCCCTTCGTCAACCTCCTGACGCCGCTCTTTGCAGCAGCCATGATGGTGCATCTTCACAAGATGATCACGCATTCCGCGCATGATACGGACGCTAAATCCGGGGGAACGCACGCATGA
- a CDS encoding adenosine kinase: MSEFDVLCIGNAIVDIIARCDEAFLVENDIRRGTMNLVDAERAALLYERMGPAIETSGGSAGNTAAGVASFGGKAAYFGKVSRDHLGEIYTHDIRAQGVAFDTRPLEGEPPTARSMIFVTPDGERSMNTYLGSCVELGPEDVEADKAKSAKVTYFEGYLWDPPRAKEAIRMTAELAHEAGREVAMSLSDPFCVDRYRAEFLELMRSKTVNIVFANEHELASLYETSSFEEALAAIRKDCDLACVTLSERGSIVVRGDETVEIEPVRVPEVVDTTGAGDLYAAGFLFGYTNGKSLGQSGKLGSMAASRVIGQIGPRLQTSLKSDAEQAGLL, from the coding sequence ATGAGCGAATTCGACGTCCTGTGCATCGGCAATGCCATTGTGGACATCATTGCCCGTTGCGACGAGGCGTTTCTCGTGGAGAACGATATCCGGCGGGGCACGATGAACCTTGTCGATGCCGAGCGCGCAGCGCTTCTTTACGAGCGGATGGGGCCGGCGATCGAAACCTCCGGCGGTAGTGCCGGCAACACGGCTGCGGGTGTGGCGAGTTTCGGTGGCAAGGCCGCGTATTTCGGCAAGGTCTCGCGCGATCATCTGGGCGAAATCTACACGCATGATATCCGCGCACAGGGTGTGGCATTCGACACCAGACCGCTTGAAGGCGAACCACCAACGGCGCGCTCCATGATCTTCGTCACGCCCGATGGCGAGCGCTCGATGAACACCTATCTGGGATCTTGCGTGGAGCTTGGGCCGGAAGATGTCGAAGCGGACAAGGCGAAATCCGCCAAAGTCACCTATTTTGAAGGCTATCTGTGGGATCCGCCACGCGCCAAGGAAGCGATCCGGATGACCGCCGAACTGGCGCATGAGGCCGGACGCGAAGTCGCCATGTCGCTTTCCGACCCGTTCTGCGTGGACCGCTACCGAGCAGAATTTCTCGAACTCATGCGTTCGAAGACCGTGAACATCGTCTTCGCCAACGAGCACGAGCTTGCCTCGCTCTACGAAACCTCCAGCTTTGAAGAGGCACTGGCAGCGATCCGCAAGGACTGCGACCTCGCCTGCGTCACGCTGTCGGAGCGCGGCTCCATCGTCGTGCGCGGGGATGAAACCGTTGAGATCGAGCCCGTCAGGGTGCCCGAGGTGGTGGACACGACCGGCGCAGGCGATCTCTATGCTGCCGGCTTTCTGTTCGGCTACACGAATGGCAAAAGCCTCGGGCAGAGCGGGAAGCTCGGCTCCATGGCTGCAAGCCGCGTGATCGGCCAGATCGGCCCGCGGCTGCAGACCAGCCTTAAAAGCGATGCCGAGCAGGCAGGGCTTCTGTAA
- a CDS encoding trimeric intracellular cation channel family protein — protein MMPLMLLDYAGVAVFAATGALAASRKQLDMIGFLFFAGITGTGGGTLRDLVLGLPVFWVVNPAYVIVSAVIGVLVFFTAHLVESRYRLLLWLDAVGLSAYGVLGAAKGLAASGSVPVALITGMMTATFGGILRDLLAGEPSVLLRSEIYVTAALAGAAVYVAAVLLGLAVIPAAALAFTAAFIVRGGGMRYGWSIPRYKPRPGRKPEDIL, from the coding sequence ATGATGCCGCTCATGCTGCTGGATTACGCCGGGGTGGCGGTTTTCGCCGCCACCGGCGCCCTTGCCGCCTCGCGCAAGCAGCTCGACATGATCGGCTTCCTCTTCTTTGCCGGCATCACGGGGACGGGGGGTGGCACATTGCGCGATCTCGTGCTCGGCCTGCCTGTCTTCTGGGTGGTCAACCCCGCTTATGTGATCGTCAGTGCGGTGATAGGCGTATTGGTCTTCTTCACCGCCCATCTGGTTGAATCACGCTATCGCCTTCTGCTCTGGCTCGATGCCGTTGGCCTGTCGGCCTATGGCGTGCTCGGTGCTGCCAAGGGGCTGGCAGCCTCGGGTTCCGTGCCGGTGGCACTGATCACGGGCATGATGACTGCGACCTTCGGCGGCATATTACGCGACCTTCTGGCCGGTGAACCGTCGGTCCTGCTGCGTTCCGAGATTTACGTCACCGCTGCCCTTGCCGGTGCCGCGGTCTATGTTGCGGCTGTTCTTCTGGGGCTGGCGGTCATACCGGCCGCAGCGCTTGCCTTCACTGCCGCCTTCATCGTTCGCGGTGGCGGCATGCGCTATGGCTGGTCCATACCCCGCTACAAACCACGCCCCGGACGCAAGCCGGAAGACATTCTCTGA
- the grpE gene encoding nucleotide exchange factor GrpE, translating to MTTHPKHDNDLNLEEANANAQAEDENVAAEGEAEGEVSEEDVLLKLARENEELKEQNLRLVAEMENLRKRTQREVADARTFGIAGFARDMLTVSDNLQRALGAITPEQRETAEPVLKSLAEGVEMTERSMLSTLERHGVKRLNPEGERFDPNFHQAMFEVPNPDVAANTVVQVVQPGYVIGERVLRPAMVGVSKGGPKASAEKQQADAEQASSGDAS from the coding sequence ATGACAACGCACCCAAAGCACGACAACGACCTGAACCTGGAAGAGGCGAATGCCAATGCCCAGGCTGAGGACGAGAATGTAGCCGCTGAGGGCGAGGCTGAAGGCGAAGTTTCGGAAGAGGACGTGCTTCTCAAGCTTGCCCGCGAAAATGAAGAGCTGAAAGAGCAGAATCTGCGTCTGGTTGCCGAGATGGAAAATCTGCGCAAGCGCACGCAGCGTGAAGTTGCCGATGCTCGCACTTTCGGTATAGCCGGCTTTGCCCGCGACATGCTGACCGTTTCCGACAATCTGCAGCGCGCCCTCGGTGCGATCACGCCCGAACAGCGCGAGACTGCCGAGCCGGTTCTCAAGTCGCTCGCCGAAGGCGTTGAGATGACCGAACGCTCAATGCTGTCCACGCTCGAGCGCCATGGCGTGAAGCGCCTCAATCCTGAAGGCGAGCGTTTCGATCCCAATTTTCATCAGGCAATGTTCGAGGTCCCCAACCCCGATGTTGCTGCCAATACGGTCGTTCAGGTCGTACAGCCCGGCTACGTCATCGGCGAGCGTGTGCTGCGCCCGGCCATGGTTGGCGTCTCGAAGGGCGGACCGAAGGCTTCCGCTGAAAAGCAGCAGGCCGACGCGGAGCAGGCAAGCTCCGGCGACGCTTCCTGA
- the hrcA gene encoding heat-inducible transcriptional repressor HrcA encodes MTKPITDRDLSSLDARSRDIFRLIVETYLNEGEPLGSRNLSRLLPNQLSPATVRNVMSDLEHLGLIYAPHVSAGRLPTQQGLRFFVDAFMEIGDLSEDERRVIEAQVNAAGRSQSLEHMLTEASQMLSGLSRGAGLVLATKTEAALKHMEFIQLEPRKALAVLVSQNGDVENRVIDLPAGVTASQLAEASNFLNAHIRGRTLGEARSEISRLHEETRMALDKLSQALVEQGLAVWSDAGEGQPARLIVRGRANLLENINADGDLDLLRHLFEDLETKEGLVQLLDLAEEGHGVRIFIGSENKLFSLSGSSLVVAPYRDQESRVIGALGVIGPTRLNYARIVPMVDYTAQLVGRLLR; translated from the coding sequence ATGACGAAGCCTATCACCGACCGAGATCTGAGTTCGCTCGACGCGCGCTCTCGCGATATTTTCCGCCTGATCGTCGAGACCTATCTCAACGAGGGGGAGCCCCTCGGTTCACGCAATCTTTCCCGCCTTTTGCCCAATCAGCTCTCGCCGGCGACAGTACGCAATGTGATGAGCGATCTGGAGCATCTGGGGCTCATTTATGCGCCGCATGTCTCCGCTGGTCGCCTGCCAACGCAGCAGGGCCTGCGTTTTTTCGTCGATGCCTTCATGGAAATCGGCGATCTGTCGGAAGACGAGCGTCGCGTGATCGAGGCGCAGGTCAATGCCGCCGGCCGCAGCCAGTCGCTCGAGCATATGCTGACCGAAGCCAGCCAGATGCTATCGGGCCTGTCGCGCGGCGCGGGACTCGTGCTGGCAACGAAGACTGAAGCTGCGCTCAAGCACATGGAGTTCATCCAGCTTGAGCCGCGCAAGGCGCTGGCCGTCCTTGTTTCGCAAAATGGCGATGTGGAGAACCGTGTCATCGATTTGCCGGCCGGCGTCACGGCCTCGCAATTGGCAGAAGCGTCCAACTTCCTGAATGCCCATATCCGGGGCCGCACGCTGGGTGAGGCGCGCAGCGAAATCTCCCGACTGCATGAAGAGACGCGCATGGCGCTCGACAAGCTGTCCCAAGCGCTGGTGGAGCAGGGGCTTGCCGTGTGGTCCGATGCGGGCGAGGGGCAGCCCGCCCGCCTCATTGTCCGGGGCCGCGCAAATCTTCTGGAAAACATCAATGCCGATGGCGACCTCGATCTCCTGCGTCACCTTTTCGAGGACCTGGAAACGAAAGAGGGGCTGGTTCAACTGCTCGACCTAGCCGAGGAAGGACACGGCGTGCGCATCTTCATCGGTTCGGAAAACAAGCTTTTCTCGCTTTCGGGATCATCGCTTGTTGTTGCGCCCTATCGCGACCAGGAGTCCCGCGTCATCGGCGCCTTGGGCGTGATCGGCCCGACCCGGCTCAATTATGCCCGCATCGTGCCGATGGTGGACTATACTGCCCAGTTGGTAGGGCGCCTGCTGCGCTAG
- the rph gene encoding ribonuclease PH, with product MRPSKRQPDEMRAISFERGVSKHAEGSCMVKFGDTHVLCTASLEERVPGWLRNSGKGWVTAEYGMLPRSTGDRMRREASSGKQGGRTLEIQRLIGRSLRSVVDLQALGEMQITVDCDVIQADGGTRTAAITGGFVALHDCLTWMHARQMINIERVLKDHVAAISCGIYDGNPVLDLDYAEDSAAETDANFVMTGKGGIVEIQGTAEGEAFSEDQFGQLMGLAKQGIKRLVELQKMAVA from the coding sequence ATGAGACCTTCCAAAAGGCAGCCCGACGAGATGCGCGCCATCAGCTTTGAGCGAGGCGTCTCCAAGCACGCTGAAGGCTCCTGCATGGTGAAGTTCGGGGACACCCATGTGCTGTGCACCGCCAGCCTCGAAGAACGCGTTCCCGGATGGCTGCGCAATTCGGGCAAGGGCTGGGTGACGGCCGAATATGGCATGCTGCCGCGTTCGACCGGCGACCGCATGCGCCGTGAAGCCTCCAGTGGCAAGCAGGGCGGGCGCACGCTCGAAATCCAGCGTCTGATCGGGCGCTCGCTGCGCTCGGTCGTGGACCTGCAGGCGCTCGGCGAGATGCAGATCACGGTCGATTGCGATGTCATCCAGGCTGATGGCGGTACACGCACCGCAGCCATTACGGGCGGTTTCGTCGCCCTTCACGACTGCCTGACCTGGATGCACGCACGCCAGATGATCAATATCGAGCGGGTGCTCAAGGATCACGTCGCTGCCATTTCCTGTGGCATCTACGACGGCAACCCGGTTCTGGATCTCGACTATGCGGAGGACTCCGCTGCCGAAACGGATGCGAATTTTGTCATGACCGGCAAGGGCGGTATCGTGGAAATTCAGGGCACGGCGGAAGGCGAGGCCTTTTCCGAGGATCAATTCGGCCAGCTGATGGGTCTTGCGAAGCAGGGCATCAAGCGTCTGGTCGAGCTGCAGAAAATGGCTGTTGCCTGA
- a CDS encoding VOC family protein — MQARGILEAALYVNDLDEAERFYADVLGLERIVRVEGRHVFFRCGEMVLLLFNAEATQTPPADDAPLPVPPHGAKGPGHLCFSASAEEIARWKTHLEELNIFIEADFEWPNGGRSIYFRDPAGNSLEFAEPRIWGLS; from the coding sequence GTGCAGGCCAGGGGCATTCTAGAAGCCGCTCTTTATGTGAACGACCTCGATGAGGCGGAGCGCTTCTACGCGGATGTGCTTGGGCTCGAGCGCATCGTCCGCGTCGAGGGGCGGCATGTCTTCTTCCGTTGTGGAGAGATGGTGCTGCTTCTCTTCAACGCCGAGGCCACGCAGACACCACCTGCCGATGATGCCCCTTTGCCGGTCCCGCCTCACGGGGCGAAGGGTCCGGGCCATCTTTGCTTTTCGGCCAGCGCGGAAGAAATCGCGCGATGGAAGACGCATCTGGAAGAACTGAACATTTTCATCGAAGCGGATTTCGAGTGGCCCAATGGCGGGCGCTCCATCTATTTCCGTGATCCGGCAGGCAATTCGCTGGAATTTGCCGAGCCACGCATCTGGGGGCTTTCGTGA
- the rdgB gene encoding RdgB/HAM1 family non-canonical purine NTP pyrophosphatase, with the protein MREIPNRKFVLASHNKGKLREFSELLSPFGYEVVSAAELGLGEPEETGSEFEQNALIKAKAAAEATGLPALSDDSGLCVDALDGAPGVYTADWATKPDGSRDFAIAMDKVEKALREKGADAPEQRRGRFVSVLCLCFPDGEAEFYRGEAEGHLVWPPRGEMGFGYDPVFQPAGYQITFGEMDSQQKHGWKPGQATALSHRARSFKKFAEARLSL; encoded by the coding sequence GTGAGAGAGATACCAAATCGCAAATTCGTGCTGGCCAGCCACAACAAGGGCAAGCTGCGGGAGTTTTCCGAGTTGCTTTCGCCTTTCGGCTACGAGGTGGTTTCGGCAGCCGAGCTCGGGCTTGGTGAACCGGAGGAAACCGGCAGCGAATTCGAGCAGAATGCGCTGATCAAGGCCAAGGCTGCGGCAGAAGCGACGGGCCTGCCTGCACTCTCCGACGACTCCGGTCTTTGCGTTGATGCACTGGATGGTGCGCCCGGCGTCTACACCGCTGACTGGGCGACCAAGCCCGATGGCAGCCGCGACTTTGCGATAGCCATGGACAAGGTGGAAAAAGCGCTGAGGGAAAAGGGCGCCGATGCCCCCGAACAGCGCCGCGGGCGTTTCGTCTCGGTTCTGTGCCTGTGTTTCCCCGATGGCGAAGCCGAGTTCTATCGCGGCGAGGCTGAAGGCCATCTCGTCTGGCCGCCACGCGGCGAAATGGGCTTCGGCTATGATCCCGTCTTCCAACCCGCGGGCTATCAGATAACATTCGGTGAGATGGATTCGCAGCAGAAGCATGGTTGGAAACCCGGACAGGCAACCGCCCTTTCCCATCGAGCGCGCTCCTTCAAGAAATTTGCCGAGGCAAGGCTGAGCCTTTGA
- the hemW gene encoding radical SAM family heme chaperone HemW yields the protein MNDTLNRDPGFGVYVHWPFCAAKCPYCDFNSHVRHKPVDQARFANGFAREIETMRARTGSRTVRSIFLGGGTPSLMEPATVGSILDSIAKYWHVPDGVEITLEANPTSVEADRFRGYRQVGVNRVSLGVQALNDRDLRFLGRMHSVEEALTAIRLARENFPRLSFDLIYARPGQKIEDWRRELEEAIGYAADHLSLYQLTIEEGTPFHALRAAGKLVIPDADSAADLYAATQEVTAAHGLPAYEISNHARPGSESQHNLIYWRYGEYVGVGPGAHGRFREGTRRTVTFTERSPEGWLDLVERKGHGVTGGETLTRAEEADEFLLMGLRLAEGIDLVRYEQFTGRPLSPERIAVLREEGLVAPVGNSRLRATPAGMVVLDAVVADLAR from the coding sequence ATGAATGATACGCTGAATAGGGATCCCGGCTTCGGGGTCTATGTGCACTGGCCGTTCTGCGCGGCGAAGTGCCCCTATTGCGACTTCAACAGCCATGTGCGTCACAAGCCGGTGGACCAGGCGCGCTTTGCAAACGGTTTTGCACGCGAGATCGAAACGATGCGGGCGCGCACCGGTAGCCGGACCGTGCGCAGCATTTTCCTGGGTGGCGGCACACCGTCCCTGATGGAGCCTGCGACAGTCGGCAGCATTCTCGATTCCATCGCCAAATACTGGCACGTGCCTGACGGCGTCGAAATCACGCTTGAGGCCAATCCGACTTCCGTGGAAGCAGACCGGTTCCGCGGTTATCGGCAGGTGGGCGTCAACCGCGTCTCGCTAGGCGTCCAGGCACTCAACGACCGTGATCTGCGCTTTCTGGGCCGCATGCATTCGGTAGAAGAAGCCCTTACGGCTATCAGGCTGGCGCGGGAGAATTTTCCGCGTCTTTCCTTCGACCTGATCTATGCACGTCCCGGCCAGAAGATCGAGGACTGGCGCCGGGAGTTGGAGGAGGCGATCGGGTATGCGGCCGATCATCTTTCGCTCTATCAGCTGACGATCGAGGAAGGCACACCTTTCCATGCCTTGCGGGCTGCCGGCAAGCTTGTGATACCTGATGCCGACAGCGCTGCCGATCTTTATGCGGCGACGCAGGAAGTGACTGCAGCCCATGGACTGCCAGCCTACGAGATCTCCAACCATGCGCGACCCGGTTCTGAAAGCCAGCACAATCTGATCTACTGGCGCTATGGTGAATATGTGGGCGTCGGCCCAGGCGCGCATGGGCGCTTTCGCGAGGGAACGCGGCGGACCGTGACCTTCACCGAACGCTCACCTGAGGGCTGGCTCGACCTTGTCGAACGCAAGGGGCATGGCGTGACCGGCGGTGAAACCCTGACGCGGGCGGAAGAGGCAGATGAGTTTCTGCTGATGGGACTGCGTCTGGCAGAAGGCATTGATCTGGTGCGCTATGAGCAATTTACCGGTCGCCCGCTGTCGCCCGAGCGCATCGCCGTATTGCGTGAGGAAGGTCTTGTGGCTCCCGTAGGCAATTCTCGTTTGCGCGCCACACCTGCCGGCATGGTCGTGCTTGATGCGGTTGTGGCTGATCTGGCCAGGTGA
- the rsmI gene encoding 16S rRNA (cytidine(1402)-2'-O)-methyltransferase, whose protein sequence is MTAPRLEPALYLVATPIGNLGDITIRALETLAGADIVACEDTRVTRVLLERYGMRRRMTAYHEHNATEAGPKLLNAIEGGQSVALASDAGTPLISDPGFRLVSQAQERGLRVVPIPGASAVLAALTASGLPTDAFLFAGFLPNRSGQRESRLSELATSPATLVFFESPRRLAASLAAMASLLGEERQAVVARELTKTFEEVRAGSLAELAEHYEAAGAPKGEVVVCVAPPLAEKTFDAADTDRLLLSLAGEMSAAKAAGEAARMTGAKKSTLYQRLLELKDAAG, encoded by the coding sequence ATGACGGCTCCGCGTCTGGAGCCTGCTCTGTATCTCGTCGCGACGCCTATCGGGAATCTCGGTGACATCACCATCCGCGCGCTCGAGACACTTGCCGGTGCCGACATTGTTGCCTGCGAGGATACGCGGGTCACGCGGGTCCTGCTGGAGCGCTATGGCATGCGGCGGCGCATGACCGCCTATCACGAGCACAATGCGACGGAAGCAGGACCGAAACTGCTCAATGCGATAGAAGGCGGCCAGAGCGTGGCGCTTGCCAGCGATGCGGGCACGCCGCTGATCTCCGATCCCGGTTTTCGCCTAGTCTCCCAGGCGCAGGAACGTGGATTGAGGGTCGTGCCCATTCCGGGCGCCTCTGCCGTTCTTGCGGCGCTTACCGCAAGTGGCCTGCCTACCGATGCATTTTTATTTGCCGGCTTTTTGCCCAACAGATCGGGCCAGCGTGAGAGCCGGCTGAGCGAACTCGCGACTTCGCCTGCGACACTGGTTTTCTTCGAAAGCCCGCGCCGGCTGGCCGCCAGTCTGGCCGCGATGGCCAGCTTGCTTGGCGAAGAGCGGCAAGCCGTTGTTGCGCGTGAGCTTACCAAGACCTTCGAGGAAGTGCGCGCGGGGAGTTTGGCCGAACTCGCGGAACATTACGAAGCCGCCGGCGCGCCGAAGGGCGAAGTGGTGGTCTGCGTTGCGCCTCCGCTTGCCGAGAAAACATTCGATGCGGCCGATACAGACAGACTTCTGCTTTCGCTGGCAGGCGAAATGTCTGCCGCCAAGGCGGCCGGTGAGGCTGCGCGCATGACTGGTGCGAAAAAGTCGACCCTGTATCAGCGCCTGCTGGAACTCAAAGATGCCGCAGGCTAA